A genomic region of Deferribacterota bacterium contains the following coding sequences:
- a CDS encoding FAD-linked oxidase C-terminal domain-containing protein: HTFFTGSEGTLGIVTKLKFKLIDKPSYDTLLVAYFNDIFSSTKAVNLGLQFKPSGIEIMDKSLLRLAKATDETLANNISEDADNVLLFEFDGYSKEAVINEAKKVYDLIIKNKLTDNIYLATSKKEQDNFRAIRKAAVPILYKLKGDKKIVALVEDAAIPPTKLDKYFEGIYQIFNRHLVDFVIYGHIAKGLLHTRPLLNLKSAEDVRLLKIIADEFFDLIYSLGGTISGEHGDGRIRSYYVKLQYPKIYHLFKQVKNILDQKNIFNPLLKLTDDEYLISKDLRYGITYKAKDIFNKNLLWLEDFLSETEKCHGCSKCTTIDTSVRMCPVYKFTRDERATPKAKANILRALISGVIDDSEIYKSELQKVMNLCIGCESCHFECPSNVNIPKLAAEAKSQYYRKFSIPLNYRLITKIDTIAKWTHKFAKISDFVTKYYYVRKAFEPIIHVSPQRRYPSISTKSLFDQVNNFEGRGEKKVLFFAGCYYSYFEPAVGLKTVEILKNIGFTVITPRQYCCGVPMIPKGMANAAKERIYKNLESWGNLIDDVDNIVVSCSSCGLALMSEWGNFINNSRVNKIKDKTIHITKLLDRYKDYLYIEDSSIKAYHIPCHLKVQKDSDATANLINNLDKNNLKVLDSNCCGMAGSWGLLSDNYSLSSKIGKDLDDKIKESECSIVITDCPTCRMQIKDLSNVKVLHPVELIKVK; encoded by the coding sequence ACATACTTTCTTTACTGGCTCTGAAGGCACATTAGGTATAGTAACAAAATTGAAATTTAAGTTAATTGATAAACCATCCTATGACACTCTATTAGTTGCTTATTTTAATGATATATTTAGCTCGACAAAGGCTGTTAATTTAGGATTACAATTTAAACCTTCTGGTATAGAAATAATGGATAAGTCTTTGTTAAGATTAGCAAAAGCGACAGATGAGACATTGGCGAATAATATTAGTGAAGATGCTGATAATGTACTGCTTTTTGAATTTGATGGATATAGTAAAGAGGCTGTAATAAATGAAGCAAAGAAAGTCTATGATTTAATTATCAAAAACAAATTAACAGATAATATATATTTAGCTACTAGCAAAAAAGAGCAGGATAATTTTCGTGCTATTAGAAAGGCAGCTGTACCAATTCTCTATAAACTAAAGGGGGATAAAAAAATAGTTGCATTAGTTGAGGATGCAGCTATTCCACCAACTAAATTAGATAAATATTTTGAAGGTATATATCAAATATTTAACCGACATTTGGTTGACTTTGTTATATACGGTCATATTGCAAAAGGTTTGTTACATACTAGGCCACTTCTCAATCTTAAAAGTGCTGAAGATGTTAGGTTATTAAAGATAATAGCAGATGAATTCTTTGATTTGATCTATTCTTTAGGTGGTACTATTTCAGGAGAACACGGTGATGGGCGCATAAGATCCTACTATGTTAAACTCCAATATCCAAAGATATACCATTTATTTAAACAGGTTAAAAATATTTTAGATCAAAAGAACATATTTAACCCCCTGTTAAAATTAACAGATGATGAATACTTAATATCAAAAGATTTAAGATATGGTATAACCTATAAAGCAAAAGATATATTTAATAAAAATTTATTATGGCTAGAAGATTTTTTAAGTGAAACTGAGAAGTGCCATGGCTGTTCTAAATGCACCACTATTGATACTTCTGTTAGGATGTGCCCTGTATATAAGTTTACTAGGGACGAAAGGGCAACACCTAAAGCTAAAGCAAATATTCTAAGAGCTTTAATAAGTGGGGTTATTGATGATAGTGAGATATATAAAAGCGAATTACAGAAAGTTATGAATCTTTGTATAGGCTGTGAAAGCTGTCATTTTGAATGCCCATCAAATGTTAATATACCAAAATTGGCGGCAGAGGCAAAATCCCAATATTATAGAAAATTTTCAATACCCCTAAATTATAGATTGATAACAAAAATAGATACAATTGCAAAATGGACTCATAAATTTGCAAAAATATCTGATTTTGTTACAAAATACTATTATGTAAGAAAAGCTTTTGAGCCTATTATTCATGTTTCTCCACAGAGAAGGTACCCTTCAATATCGACTAAATCATTGTTTGATCAAGTTAATAATTTTGAGGGAAGGGGAGAAAAAAAGGTATTATTTTTTGCTGGATGTTATTACTCTTATTTTGAACCTGCTGTTGGATTAAAAACAGTTGAGATATTAAAAAATATAGGTTTTACAGTTATTACACCAAGACAATACTGTTGTGGTGTGCCAATGATACCAAAAGGGATGGCAAATGCTGCTAAAGAAAGAATATACAAGAATCTTGAAAGCTGGGGAAACTTGATAGATGATGTAGATAATATAGTTGTTTCTTGTTCATCCTGTGGGCTGGCTTTGATGAGTGAATGGGGTAATTTTATAAATAATAGTAGAGTTAATAAAATAAAAGATAAAACAATCCACATAACCAAGTTGTTAGATAGATATAAAGACTATTTATATATTGAAGATTCAAGTATTAAAGCATATCATATACCATGCCATTTAAAAGTTCAAAAGGATAGTGATGCGACAGCCAATCTTATTAACAATCTAGATAAAAATAATTTAAAAGTATTAGATAGTAATTGTTGTGGTATGGCAGGCAGTTGGGGTTTATTGAGTGATAATTATTCATTGAGTAGTAAAATAGGTAAGGATCTAGATGATAAGATAAAAGAAAGTGAATGTAGTATAGTTATAACAGATTGTCCTACCTGTAGAATGCAGATAAAAGATTTAAGTAATGTAAAAGTATTACATCCTGTAGAATTAATAAAGGTTAAATAA